From one Armatimonadota bacterium genomic stretch:
- a CDS encoding elongation factor Tu, with translation EGLRFAIREGGHTVGAGVISALIE, from the coding sequence AGGAAGGTCTTCGGTTTGCGATTCGGGAAGGCGGCCACACTGTGGGCGCCGGCGTCATCTCCGCATTGATTGAGTAA